In Microbacterium sp. SLBN-146, one genomic interval encodes:
- a CDS encoding AEC family transporter yields MLESLTGFVVVGVAIFVGWILGRIDLLGEHARPVLARLTFFVLSPFLLFVVLAQADVRTLFSALLPVAAIAAVVIFLTYVSIARLAWKRSVGETVIGALSAGQVNSNNIGIPLSLYLLGSAAFPAPVILLQLLVFTPITMAILDAVTSARTSIWRTIGRTAVNPIVLGSVLGTLVSVSGIELPPIVLEPLVLVANACVPILLISYGISLHGQRVLGPSGRRRDIVLATMLKLVVMPVVAWVVAEFVFGLDAQDVLICVVLAALPTAQNVFNYSQRYDVGETIARDTVFLTTLGCVPVLLLATVLLG; encoded by the coding sequence ATGCTGGAGTCGCTCACGGGGTTCGTCGTCGTCGGCGTCGCGATCTTCGTCGGATGGATCCTCGGCCGCATCGACCTGCTCGGTGAACACGCACGACCGGTGCTGGCGCGACTGACGTTCTTCGTCCTCTCGCCGTTCCTGCTGTTCGTGGTGTTGGCGCAGGCCGATGTCCGAACGCTCTTCTCGGCACTGCTCCCGGTCGCCGCCATCGCCGCGGTCGTCATCTTTCTCACCTACGTGTCGATCGCACGATTGGCCTGGAAGCGATCCGTCGGCGAGACGGTCATCGGCGCGCTCAGCGCGGGCCAGGTCAACTCCAACAACATCGGCATTCCGCTGTCGCTCTACCTGCTCGGCAGCGCGGCGTTTCCGGCACCCGTCATTCTTCTCCAGCTCCTCGTCTTCACGCCGATCACGATGGCGATTCTGGATGCCGTAACATCGGCGCGCACGTCGATCTGGCGCACGATCGGCCGTACGGCGGTCAACCCGATCGTGCTCGGCTCGGTGCTCGGCACGCTCGTCTCAGTCTCGGGTATCGAGCTCCCGCCGATCGTCCTGGAGCCGCTCGTCCTCGTCGCGAACGCGTGCGTGCCGATTCTGCTCATCAGCTACGGCATCTCGCTGCATGGCCAGCGGGTTCTCGGCCCCTCGGGCCGGCGCCGCGACATCGTCCTCGCGACGATGCTCAAGCTCGTCGTGATGCCCGTCGTCGCGTGGGTCGTAGCCGAGTTCGTGTTCGGACTAGACGCGCAGGACGTCCTCATCTGCGTCGTGCTGGCCGCGCTCCCCACGGCGCAGAACGTCTTCAACTACTCCCAGCGATACGACGTCGGCGAGACGATCGCGCGAGACACCGTCTTTCTCACGACCCTCGGATGCGTCCCCGTGCTTCTTCTGGCCACGGTGCTCCTCGGCTGA
- a CDS encoding FAD-binding oxidoreductase: MIVGGWRPAEVVDVVDASSHARVLRVRVTDWPGNDAGQHIDIRLTAEDGYQAERSYSVGSYGAGDIIELAVDEVPDGEVSPYLVRDVAVGDQLEVKGPLGGYFVWRAGGVVPVQLIAGGSGIVPLRAIARAMSDAGVAASGRLLYFVRTPEDAIYRDELTRDAEAGGVPVTWAYTRGAPDGWQGRVGRLDDSGIAAASWRPDDEPLVFVCGPTRFVEHVADTLVRLGHPASSIRTERFGGA, translated from the coding sequence GTGATCGTCGGCGGGTGGCGTCCGGCCGAGGTCGTCGATGTCGTCGACGCGTCGTCTCACGCCCGTGTGCTCCGCGTTCGCGTGACCGACTGGCCGGGAAACGACGCCGGCCAGCACATCGACATCCGCTTGACGGCCGAGGACGGCTATCAAGCGGAACGCTCCTACTCGGTCGGGTCATACGGAGCGGGAGACATCATCGAACTGGCCGTCGACGAAGTGCCCGACGGCGAGGTGTCTCCGTATCTCGTTCGTGACGTCGCTGTCGGCGATCAGCTCGAGGTCAAGGGCCCGCTCGGCGGGTATTTCGTCTGGCGCGCCGGGGGAGTGGTGCCGGTGCAGCTCATCGCGGGCGGGTCTGGGATCGTGCCCTTGCGTGCGATCGCGCGGGCGATGTCGGATGCCGGTGTTGCGGCATCCGGTCGTCTTCTCTACTTCGTCCGAACGCCGGAGGACGCGATATATCGCGACGAGCTGACGCGGGATGCGGAGGCCGGGGGAGTACCCGTCACGTGGGCGTACACGCGTGGAGCGCCGGACGGATGGCAGGGAAGAGTCGGACGACTCGATGACTCCGGGATCGCCGCGGCGTCATGGCGGCCCGACGACGAGCCGCTGGTATTCGTGTGCGGCCCGACGCGATTCGTCGAACACGTCGCGGACACGCTCGTGCGCCTCGGGCATCCCGCGAGCAGCATTCGGACCGAGCGTTTCGGAGGTGCGTGA
- a CDS encoding DUF6510 family protein, with translation MSRVDGNAVAGLLAEIFVGDVTMLRGVCGECASVSTLAETDVELDAQAAIVRCRACTVTLFTVLRAGDGSRLVVGSLRELDGH, from the coding sequence ATGTCGAGAGTCGACGGCAATGCCGTCGCCGGGTTGCTTGCCGAGATCTTCGTCGGTGATGTGACGATGCTCCGCGGCGTGTGCGGGGAGTGTGCGAGCGTGTCGACGCTCGCCGAGACCGACGTCGAACTCGACGCGCAGGCGGCGATCGTGCGTTGCCGGGCGTGTACGGTGACGCTTTTCACCGTGCTGCGCGCAGGCGACGGGTCGCGGTTGGTGGTCGGGTCGCTCCGAGAGCTGGACGGGCACTGA
- a CDS encoding sulfite oxidase-like oxidoreductase encodes MAVFSRGFGARRRDTDPHLPPGQYLTEDFPVLSAGPTPRIDTDEWSFSIRNEHGEVVSWDWAQLMDMSIEDVSTDIHCVTRWSKLGTSWRGVSIDTLMAQVETDAQFAMAHSYGGYTTNIPFEDLLDGKAWVAFEFDGEPLDPEHGGPARLLVPHLYFWKSAKWVNGLVLMDEDAPGFWEQNGYNMHGDPWTEERYW; translated from the coding sequence ATGGCCGTCTTCTCGAGAGGCTTCGGCGCGCGTCGCCGCGATACAGACCCTCACCTTCCTCCCGGGCAGTATCTGACCGAGGATTTTCCGGTGCTCTCGGCAGGACCGACGCCTCGCATCGACACCGACGAATGGTCGTTCTCGATTCGCAACGAGCACGGAGAGGTCGTGTCGTGGGACTGGGCCCAGCTCATGGACATGTCCATCGAGGACGTGTCGACCGACATTCACTGCGTCACGCGCTGGTCGAAGCTCGGCACCTCGTGGCGAGGCGTGTCGATCGATACGCTCATGGCGCAGGTCGAGACCGATGCGCAGTTCGCAATGGCCCACTCTTATGGCGGCTACACGACGAACATCCCCTTCGAGGATCTTCTCGATGGAAAGGCATGGGTCGCCTTCGAGTTCGACGGTGAGCCGCTCGACCCCGAGCACGGGGGGCCGGCCCGACTCCTCGTGCCCCACTTGTACTTCTGGAAGAGTGCGAAATGGGTCAACGGACTCGTCCTGATGGACGAAGACGCCCCGGGATTCTGGGAGCAGAACGGATACAACATGCATGGCGACCCGTGGACCGAGGAGCGCTATTGGTGA
- a CDS encoding HdeD family acid-resistance protein, which produces MSTESSTAKAAVNGIRTALGIGGVLAVIVGILILVWPGRTAMVVTAIIAIYAIAAGLVYAGLGIFSKSKGGWARIGHIVLGVLFIIAGVVAFFNLGATTAFLALFLGVLVGVMWIIEGIVSLSTLSDSSSKGWTIFFAIVSIIAGIVLLFSPLWGAVVLWWLLGISLIVLGLLNVVRAFTFGKGDL; this is translated from the coding sequence ATGTCCACGGAATCCTCTACTGCCAAGGCTGCCGTCAACGGCATCCGCACGGCGCTCGGCATCGGCGGCGTGCTCGCCGTCATCGTCGGAATCCTCATCCTCGTGTGGCCTGGCCGCACCGCCATGGTGGTCACCGCGATCATCGCGATCTACGCCATCGCCGCAGGCCTCGTCTACGCGGGCCTCGGCATCTTCTCCAAGTCCAAGGGCGGATGGGCCCGCATCGGCCACATCGTCCTGGGCGTGCTGTTCATCATCGCGGGCGTCGTCGCCTTCTTCAATCTGGGCGCGACGACGGCCTTCCTCGCCCTGTTCCTCGGCGTCCTCGTCGGCGTCATGTGGATCATCGAGGGCATCGTCTCGCTCTCGACGCTCAGCGACAGCTCCTCGAAGGGCTGGACGATCTTCTTCGCGATCGTGAGCATCATCGCCGGAATCGTTCTGCTGTTCTCGCCCCTCTGGGGAGCCGTCGTCCTGTGGTGGCTCCTGGGCATCTCGCTCATCGTCCTCGGACTCCTCAACGTGGTCCGCGCCTTCACCTTCGGCAAGGGCGACCTGTAA